The following are from one region of the Osmerus mordax isolate fOsmMor3 chromosome 1, fOsmMor3.pri, whole genome shotgun sequence genome:
- the LOC136943367 gene encoding caveolin-2-like: MTTGGTPAQIRLSLEDIEEQEESPLWVPPSRIPLETPPEKTSTDQVEVEVEEEEEEEEEEESVSITQSDTRPLVQSRDPKGVNKCLKVRFEDVIAEPPSVRSFDKVWLGSHALFEVSRLWFYRLISLVLAVPVSLVAGILFALLSFIHIWLIMPCVQVFLIHMHWVQTVWASLLNIAIGPLFNSMGKCCASINIRVAKD, encoded by the exons ATGACCACAGGGGGGACACCGGCCCAGATCCGGCTCAGCCTGGAGGACatcgaggagcaggaggagagcccTCTGTGGGTCCCTCCCTCACGGATACCCCTGGAGACACCGCCAGAGAAAACGTCTACGGaccaggtggaggtggaggtggaggaggaggaggaagaggaggaagaggaggaatctGTTTCAATCACCCAGAGTGACACAAGGCCTCTGGTCCAAAGCCGGGACCCAAAAGGAGTCAACAAGTGTCTGAag GTGAGGTTTGAAGACGTGATCGCGGAACCGCCTTCAGTACGGAGTTTCGATAAGGTGTGGCTTGGGAGTCACGCCCTGTTTGAGGTGTCCCGGTTGTGGTTTTATCGCCTCATCTCCCTGGTGCTGGCGGTGCCGGTCTCTCTGGTGGCGGGCATCCTCTTCGCCCTCCTCAGTTTCATTCACATCTG gctgatcatgccCTGTGTTCAGGTGTTCCTCATCCACATGCACTGGGTTCAGACGGTGTGGGCCAGCCTGCTCAACATTGCCATCGGCCCTCTCTTCAACAGCATGGGCAAGTGCTGCGCTAGCATCAACATCCGTGTGGCAAAGGACTGA
- the gpr61l gene encoding probable G-protein coupled receptor yields the protein MEKSGQMFAPPSNHTSRGLPTSQWGPHPTVPGEVGVVTSSQSEIKDLIGLFFMVTLNLIALLANAGVMVAIARAPHLKRFAFVCHLCAVDMLCAILLMPLGILTSSPYFGTVVFTVLECQVYIFLNVFLTCASILTVTAISVERYFYIVHPMRYEMKMSINLAMGVMLLIWVKSILLALVPLYGWPAYGPQSSIAAAHCSLHWSHGRLRRLFAVLFSVVCFLFPALVIFTVYGSVYKVARSAALQQAPAPAWATSSSSSSNPAKRRSDSINSQTTIITTGRNLPQRLSPERAFSGGKAALTLVVIVGQFLLCWLPYFIFHLHLSFGASRQSPGDVEEAVTWLAYSSFPINPFFYGMLNRQIREELVKFRRCCGSSRPVELGASGQEGSLQDNFLQFLQKTGCSTSSPRNSLEQGARNSLEQGTRVPGQIPEERG from the coding sequence ATGGAGAAGTCTGGTCAGATGTTCGCCCCTCCGTCCAATCACACGTCTCGTGGCCTCCCCACCAGCCAATGGGGACCTCATCCCACCGTCCCAGGAGAGGTGGGCGTGGTCACCAGCTCCCAGTCAGAGATCAAGGACCTAATTGGTTTATTCTTCATGGTGACCCTGAACCTCATCGCCCTATTGGCCAACGCAGGAGTCATGGTGGCCATTGCCCGCGCCCCTCACTTGAAAAGGTTTGCCTTTGTGTGCCACCTGTGTGCCGTGGACATGCTGTGTGCCATCCTGCTCATGCCTCTGGGCATCCTCACCAGCTCCCCCTACTTTGGCACCGTGGTGTTCACCGTGCTGGAGTGCCAGGTCTACATCTTCCTCAACGTCTTCCTCACCTGCGCCTCCATCCTCACGGTCACGGCCATCAGCGTGGAGCGCTACTTCTACATCGTGCACCCCATGCGCTACGAGATGAAGATGAGCATCAACCTGGCCATGGGGGTCATGCTCCTGATCTGGGTCAAATCCATCCTGCTAGCCCTGGTGCCCCTGTACGGCTGGCCGGCCTACGGGCCCCAGAGCTCCATCGCCGCGGCGCACTGCTCCCTCCACTGGAGCCACGGCCGGCTGCGTCGTCTGTTCGCCGTCCTCTTCAGCGTGGTGTGTTTCCTGTTCCCCGCCCTGGTCATCTTCACCGTGTACGGCAGCGTGTACAAGGTGGCACGCTCCGCCGCTCTGCAGCAAGCCCCTGCTCCTGCCtgggccacctcctcctcctcctccagcaaccCGGCCAAGCGCCGCTCGGACTCCATCAACAGCcagaccaccatcatcaccacggGACGCAACCTGCCCCAAagactgtccccggagcgggccTTCAGCGGGGGCAAGGCCGCCCTCACCCTGGTGGTCATTGTGGGCCAGTTCCTGCTCTGCTGGTTGCCTTACTTCATCTTCCACCTGCACCTGTCGTTCGGAGCCTCGCGGCAGAGCCCGGGCGACGTGGAGGAGGCCGTCACCTGGCTGGcctactcctccttccccaTCAACCCCTTCTTCTACGGCATGCTTAACCGGCAGATCCGGGAGGAGCTGGTGAAGTTCCGGCGCTGCTGTGGCTCCTCGCGGCCCGTGGAGCTGGGCGCGTCCGGCCAGGAGGGCTCCCTGCAGGACAACTTCCTACAGTTCCTCCAGAAGACCGgctgctccacctccagccccaggaACAGCCTGGAGCAGGGGGCCAGGAACAGCCTGGAGCAGGGGACCAGGGTGCCGGGACAGATTCCGGAGGAACGTGGCTAG
- the LOC136943538 gene encoding protein mono-ADP-ribosyltransferase PARP3-like → MAPKKIDPLCKVDGEIYEDYDCMLNQNNIGQFYIIQVILSDSQYYCWTRWGRVGTKGRKKLSELPNAESAIKMFETTFKDQTKNNWSDRGNFQSHPGKYTLIEVDGDEDAEVKEKMPLGNLSKMQILKGIAVLNEIKEALNRGARGLEELSSKFYTTIPHNFGRDKPTTIDTMEILEEKEKEMLQMLADIEVARARDREGPGGDGGN, encoded by the exons ATGGCGCCCAAGAAGATTGACCCACTTTGCAAAGTTGATGGAGAG ATCTACGAGGATTATGACTGTATGCTGAACCAGAACAATATCGGTCAGTTTTACATCATCCAAGTCATCCTATCAGATTCCCAGTACTATTGTTGGACCCGATGGGGGAGAGTG GGCacaaagggaagaaaaaaactgtCTGAACTACCCAACGCAGAATCTGCCATCAAAATGTTTGAGACCACGTTTAAAGATCAAACGAAGAACAACTGGAGTGACCGTGGTAATTTCCAGTCGCATCCTGGGAAGTACACCCTGATTGAAGTGGACGGGGATGAGGACGCAGAGGTCAAG GAGAAGATGCCCCTGGGGAATCTGAGCAAAATGCAGATCCTCAAGGGCATCGCCGTGTTGAATGAGATCAAGGAGGCCTTGAACAGAGGGGCcagagggctggaggagctCTCGTCCAAGTTCTACACCACCATCCCACACAACTTTGGCCGCGATAAGCCAACCACCATCGACACCATGGAGAtactggaggagaaggagaaggaaatgCTTCAG aTGCTGGCGGACATCGAGGTCGCCAGAGCCAGAGACCGAGAGGgcccaggaggagatggtggaaactag
- the parp3 gene encoding protein mono-ADP-ribosyltransferase PARP3, translating to MAPKRRAAASAKKTGTKKVKQEEPEKPKDAFTSAKEALKAAGPQVKAKKIDQHCNVEGEIYEDYDCMLNQTNIGHNNNKFYVIQVILSDSQYYCWTRWGRVGESGQSNLSELPNAESSVKMFEKKFKEKTKNNWSDRGNFQSHPGKYTLIEVDGDEDAEVKVDTVDGAAVVVNRNVLPCTLDKPTQKLIDLIFSNDMFKEAMEVMNLDIKKMPLGNLSKLQIAKGFEVLEEIEAALTSSGRSRPKRSSNVLEELSSKFYTTIPHNFGRQRPTPIDMMEILEKKKEMLLVLADIEVAQKLKAETERAQEEMKVETVPHPLNQNYDSLKCRLSLLGRDTHEFKVIKTYLDVTANTYKKPVIIDVWEVDRESEAERFRANDSLDNRRLLWHGTNVAVVAAILKSGLRIMPHSGGRVGRGIYFASENCKSAEYVSSSKGTGVMFLNEVILGKEHHITADNSSLRKAPQGYHSVVARGSVEPDPSKDVSITLDDKKVMVPQGPPIEQPQFSDSFFSNSEYLIYNENQCRIRYLLELKF from the exons ATGGCGCCGAAGAGACGGGCAGCGGCATCTGCCAAGAAGACAGGGACTAAAAAGGTGAAGCAGGAGGAACCAGAGAAACCCAAAGACGCCTTCACCTCCGCCAAAGAGGCCCTGAAGGCGGCAGGACCACAGGTGAAGGCCAAAAAGATTGACCAACACTGCAACGTTGAAGGAGAG ATCTACGAGGATTATGACTGTATGCTGAACCAGACCAATATCggtcacaacaacaacaagttttACGTCATCCAAGTCATCCTATCAGATTCCCAGTACTATTGTTGGACCCGATGGGGGAGAGTG GGCGAATCGGGACAGTCCAACCTGTCTGAACTACCCAACGCAGAATCATCCGTCAAAATGTTTGAGAAAAAGTTTAAAGAGAAAACGAAGAACAACTGGAGTGACCGTGGTAATTTCCAGTCGCATCCTGGGAAGTACACCCTGATTGAAGTGGACGGGGATGAGGACGCAGAGGTCAAG GTGGATACTGTCGATggtgcagctgtagtggtcaacAGGAACGTCCTTCCATGCACACTGGACAAACCCACACAGAAACTCATCGACCTCATCTTCAGCAACGACATGTTCAAAGAAGCCATGGAGGTCATGAACCTGG acatcAAAAAGATGCCCCTGGGGAATCTGAGCAAACTGCAGATCGCCAAGGGCTTCGAGGTGTTGGAGGAGATCGAGGCGGCCTTAACCAGCAGCGGCAGGTCTCGTCCAAAGAGATCGTCCAATGTGCTGGAGGAGCTCTCGTCAAAGTTCTACACCACCATCCCACACAACTTTGGCCGCCAGAGACCAACCCCCATAGATATGATGGAGATactagagaagaagaaggaaatgCTTCTG GTGCTGGCAGACATCGAGGTAGCCCAGAAACTGAAGGCAGAGACCGAGAGGGcccaggaggagatgaaggtggAGACTGTTCCCCACCCTCTGAACCAGAACTACGACTCCCTCAAGTGCAGACTCAGCTTACTAGGGCGAGACACACACGAGTTTAAG GTCATTAAGACATACCTTGATGTCACAGCGAACACGTACAAAAAACCTGTTATCATTGATGTCTGGGAGGTGGACCGTGAGAGCGAG GCGGAGCGCTTCAGGGCGAACGACAGCCTGGACAACCGCCGCCTGCTGTGGCACGGCACCAACGTGGCGGtggtggcggccatcttgaagAGCGGTCTGAGGATCATGCCACACTCCGGCGGCCGTGTCGGCAGAGGGATCTACTTTGCCTCGGAGAACTGCAAGTCAGCGGAATACG TGAGCTCCTCTAAAGGCACAGGCGTGATGTTCCTGAACGAAGTGATCCTGGGGAAGGAGCACCACATCACGGCTGACAACAGCTCCCTCAGGAAAGCTCCGCAAGGCTACCACAGTGTTGTGGCCCGGGGCAGCGTGGAACCAG acccCTCCAAGGACGTCTCCATCACCCTGGATGATAAGAAGGTGATGGTGCCCCAGGGACCCCCCATAGAGCAGCCCCAGTTCTCCGACAGCTTCTTCAGTAACAGCGAGTACCTCATCTACAACGAGAACCAGTGTCGCATTCGATACCTGCTGGAGCTCAAGTTCTAG